ATGCAGGGTGCCGATCAGCTCGTCGTCGGAAGGCAGCGACTCCGGATCCGGGAGGCCCTCGGGGATCGGCTCGGCGTGCTCCAGCCCCGGATCCTCGTCTTGGAACGAGGAGATCATCGAGAAGATCGGCACACCGCCCTGATACGCCTGCGAGCGGCGGGTGGAGAACGACCGGCCGTCATGGATGCGATCGACGGCGAAGGTGATCCCCTGGGAGGCGTCTCCCGGCCGCAGGAAGTAGCCGTGCATGGAGTGCACGACACGGTCCTCGGGCAGTGTGCGCTCCGCGGCGACCAGCGACTGGGCGAGTACCTGGCCGCCGTACACGCGCCCGGTGGGCATCGAATGCGAGACGCCGGTGAAGATGTCCTCGGTGGTGCGCGCCTCCGAGGCGTCGAGGTCGAGCACCTCCAGCAGGTTGCGGATCGATCGGCTGGCGTTCTCGTCGGCGTTCACAGGGCTAGTTTAGAAGAGATGACCAGACCACTCGTTCTCGCCGACGCGGAGACCGCGCGCGACGTGCTGACCTTCTCGGGACGCGCCGCACAGGCCGGCGCCGACGGGGTGCGCATCCAGGCATCCGACGGAGTGCTCGTGCTCACCTCCGCCGCTCTCGCACCGCAGAGCCTGTTCGATCAGACCCCCACCATCCTCGCGATGCGGATCGTGCGCGCCGACCCCGAGCTGAGCTGCGATCTCGTCGTGGATGAGCTCACCGCCGGCGACGTGCCCGCCGAGCTGCTGCTGCCCGACACCGCACGCGCCCCTGCCTGGGCCGGAGTGGCACCTCCACGCGGCGGCTGGCAGCAGGTGGGCGTGCTGCCCGCCACGATCGTCGCCGACCGCGCGCAGTGGGGCATCTCCGCCGTCGCGCACGGCAGCCCGGACGGTGCCGGAGAGGATGCCGTCCGCGCCCTGCGCGCGCGAATCTGGGGCGAGGCGGACGAAGACCTGCAAGGCCTGCCACGCGGGGTGGCGTTCGCCGCTCATGCGTTCGGCTTCCTCGGTTCGGCCGGACCCGCCGGGCAGGTCATCGCCGCCGAGCAGGTGCGTGTCACCGAGTCCGGCCGGTGGACGCGCCTGGCCTTCTCCCGCGGGCACGTGCTCAGCCGGGGGCCGGCCGTGCGAGGACTCACCGCGGTGCGGCAGACCGGCCCCTCCGCCGGCTGAAGCGGGCCCGGCGCACGGCAACAGCTCAGCGTGCCGCGGCGCGACCCGCCTGCCGGCCGGAGAACAGGCATCCGCCGAGGAACGTTCCCTCCAGCGCGCGATAGCCGTGCACGCCTCCTCCACCGAAACCGCTCGCCTCGCCGGCCGCGTACAGCCCGGGAACGGGCTGACCGTCGGCACCCAGAGCCCGCCCGTCGAGATCGGTCTGGATTCCGCCGAGAGACTTGCGGGTGAGCACGTGCAGCTTCACCGCGATCATCGGCCCAGCGGCGGGATCCTGCAGTCGGTGCGGAGGAGCGGTGCGGATCAGCTTGTCGCCCCGATAGGAGCGCATCGACCGCAGCATCGAGATCTGCGCATCCTTGGTGAAGTCGTTGCCGATCTCGCGGTCGCGGGCCAGGACCTCCTGGCGCGCCTGATCGACGTTGAGCGCCTCACCGCCCGGCATCCGCTGCATCTGGCCGAGCAGGGTCTCCAGATCGTTCTCGACGATGAAATCCGCTCCCTCGTCCAGGAACGACTGCACCGGACCGGTCGGCCCCTTCGCCAGGCGCGACTTCAGCAGCAGACCGACGTCCTTGCCCGTCAGATCGGGGTTCTGCTCGCTGCCCGAGAGCGCGAACTCCTTCTCGACGATCTTCAGCGAGGTGATGAACCAGGAGTGATCGTGACCTGTCGTGCGCAGATGCGCGAGCGTGCCGAGCGTGTCGAACCCCGGGTACAGCGGCACCGGCAGGCGCCGGCCCGTGGCGTCCAGCCACAGCGACGACGGGCCGGGCAAGAT
Above is a window of Microbacterium suwonense DNA encoding:
- a CDS encoding acyl-CoA thioesterase; amino-acid sequence: MNADENASRSIRNLLEVLDLDASEARTTEDIFTGVSHSMPTGRVYGGQVLAQSLVAAERTLPEDRVVHSMHGYFLRPGDASQGITFAVDRIHDGRSFSTRRSQAYQGGVPIFSMISSFQDEDPGLEHAEPIPEGLPDPESLPSDDELIGTLHPVTGRLLAERPADIRHITGPLFVEVAGERVPRQAVWMRMRAPLPDSPRLHRAALAYLSDMTIQESILRRHGITWQTPGLKVASLDHAMWWHRFGRVDEWMLYVQQSPNARGGRGLAQGRIYSRDGALLATVAQEIMVRVPSA